One genomic segment of Polyodon spathula isolate WHYD16114869_AA chromosome 17, ASM1765450v1, whole genome shotgun sequence includes these proteins:
- the rps6kl1 gene encoding ribosomal protein S6 kinase-like 1 — translation MHQVLGEPQDADPRGRAVYQARLYLEQIRSQVSASRQDVKLTMAKRDYLVDAAKQIRMALDREISEDYEAAFNYYKNGVDLLLKGVQVDPNKERREAVKRKTTQYLKRAEEIFNLHLQGSLGSADSKSRSQGFSSLRFQPVRTLSSPVEDLKMYKVTGVIDKVLMVQNPTTKEVFVVKILPKSSWKSREYQTIIPQGVPFMVRLLRYSVSEDSVFLHLEHIQGVRLFSQIHKASAERVKEYPKCCSPSRRKIKLKNSYTAPTLRFDFEESNRTPPNKMTGITEDLVHCSDTEPQTEGQSEGFNAGDAGCLLCSKHNEMNEHSQHCLCSECYTGMVMKTDFIPANSKVQFLRNQSNLLESQEYIAHQPDVNTRDKPDGAPKVAPSNLISTESCIEFNKYKTVNSNHLANEVPQTTETSVQNSGSEAACESQLVCESVTLKLEEDFSDPPVQTWMESGRGALATEGTSKGSSTARRPGAVAGQYLTVHDEEGGEDLSNTAANQQKRTEGSIERLAPIRVDSSNVDSAGIMIGASSGNGQGLMKLPIHNAAYQVWTDQDPAIPSVKDPQVTSTKVKGWEEEENWELLSPLNRESGAFPVTGQVEVLPFDSRGAGSKASPLRKNGYCSNSLSPASDLHIEVDGWCLLPKQGPRGLSEDQARLWVAQILLALESLHEQGIVCRDLNPRNLLLDSCGRVRLTYFGQWVEVQSQTSSKAVEDMYCAPEVGGVCEVTEACDWWSLGALLYELLTGMSLKQCHPSGILPHTQLHLPDYLSTAAASLLTELLQFDAGYRLGSGGGGVSDIKGHPFFSTIPWQKLSG, via the exons ATGCACCAGGTGTTGGGTGAGCCGCAGGACGCAGATCCCCGCGGCAGGGCTGTGTACCAGGCCAGATTATACCTGGAGCAGATCAGGAGCCAAGTCTCCGCAAGCAGGCAGGACGTCAAGCTGACCATGGCCAAGCGGGATTACCTGGTGGACGCTGCCAAACAGATCCGCATGGCGCTGGACCGGGAGATCAGTGAAGACTATGAGGCTGCGTTTAACTACTACAAGAACGGGGTTGACCTCTTGTTAAAGGGGGTGCAAG TCGACCCGAACAAGGAGCGCAGGGAAGCAGTGAAACGGAAGACCACCCAGTACCTGAAACGAGCCGAGGAAATCTTCAACTTGCACCTGCAGGGGAGTCTGGGCAGTGCAGACTCCAAATCCAGG AGTCAGGGATTCAGTAGCCTGAGGTTTCAACCAGTCCGAACCCTCAGCTCACCCGTGGAAGACCTGAAGATGTACAAGGTCACCGGGGTCATTGACAAG gTGCTCATGGTGCAGAACCCAACCACAAAGGAGGTGTTTGTTGTCAAA atccTCCCCAAGTCTAGCTGGAAAAGCCGTGAGTACCAGACCATAATTCCCCAGGGCGTGCCGTTTATGGTGCGGCTTCTGAGATACTCCGTCAGTGAGGATTCAGTCTTCCTTCACCTGGAACACATACAAG GTGTGAGACTCTTTTCTCAGATTCACAAAGCCAGCGCTGAGAGGGTGAAAGAGTACCCTAAGTGCTGCAGTCCCTCTCGCAGAAAGATTAAGCTGAAGAACAGCTACACCGCACCAACTCTGAGGTTTGATTTTGAGGAAAGCAACAGAACACCACCAAACAAAATGACCGGAATTACAGAGGACTTGGTGCACTGTTCTGACACAGAACCCCAGACAGAAGGCCAGTCGGAGGGCTTCAACGCTGGAGATGCTGGGTGTCTGCTCTGCAGCAAGCATAATGAAATGAATGAGCACTCGCAACACTGTCTTTGCTCGGAATGCTATACTGGAATGGTAATGAAGACTGATTTTATACCAGCAAACAGCAAAGTACAATTCCTTAGGAACCAGAGTAACCTGTTAGAATCTCAGGAATATATTGCCCACCAACCAGATGTGAACACCAGAGACAAACCTGATGGGGCACCTAAAGTTGCTCCAAGCAATCTGATAAGCACTGAATCTTGTattgaatttaataaatacaagacTGTAAATAGTAACCATTTGGCAAATGAAGTACCTCAGACAACTGAAACATCAGTACAAAACTCTGGTTCTGAGGCAGCCTGTGAAAGCCAGTTGGTGTGTGAGAGCGTGACACTGAAACTGGAGGAGGATTTCTCTGACCCCCCAGTGCAAACTTGGATGGAAAGTGGCCGCGGTGCGTTGGCCACTGAAGGCACTTCCAAAGGCTCTAGTACAGCCAGGAGGCCTGGTGCAGTAGCTGGCCAATACCTCACAGTGCATGatgaggaggggggagaggactTGAGTAACACTGCTGCCAACCAACAGAAAAGGACAGAAGGGAGTATTGAACGCTTGGCACCTATCAGAGTAGATTCTTCTAATGTGGATTCAGCAGGCATAATGATAGGTGCGTCCTCAGGGAACGGGCAGGGCCTGATGAAGTTACCCATTCACAATGCTGCTTACCAGGTCTGGACAGACCAGGACCCAGCAATCCCCAGTGTAAAGGACCCCCAGGTGACCTCAACCAAGGTCAAGGGCTGGGAGGAGGAAGAGAACTGGGAACTGTTAAGCCCTCTGAACAGAGAGAGCGGGGCCTTCCCGGTGACCGGGCAGGTGGAGGTGCTCCCGTTTGACTCGAGAGGAGCTGGATCCAAAGCCTCTCCGCTTCGTAAGAACGGATATTGTAGCAACAGCCTGTCGCCTGCGTCCGATTTGCACATCGAAGTGGATGGTTGGTGTCTGCTGCCCAAGCAAGGCCCCAGGGGCCTCTCCGAAGACCAGGCCCGGCTGTGGGTGGCCCAGATTCTGTTGGCTTTGGAAAGCCTTCATGAGCAGGGGATTGTGTGCAGGGACCTGAATCCCAGGAACTTGCTGCTGGATAGCTGTG gacGGGTTCGCTTAACATACTTTGGCCAGTGGGTTGAAGTTCAATCCCAGACCAGCAGCAAAGCAGTGGAAGACATGTACTGTGCACCAG aAGTGGGTGGTGTTTGTGAAGTCACGGAAGCTTGTGATTGGTGGAGCTTGGGTGCTTTGTTGTATGAGCTCCTTACTGGAATg TCCTTGAAGCAGTGCCACCCCTCTGGCATCCTCCCTCAcacccaactccacctcccaGACTACCTGAGCACCGCAGCAGCCTCCCTGCTGACCGAG CTCCTGCAGTTCGATGCTGGGTACCGGCTGGGCTCTGGAGGAGGGGGTGTGAGTGACATCAAGGGCCATCCGTTTTTCAGCACTATACCCTGGCAGAAGCTGAGTGGGTAA
- the LOC121329849 gene encoding dihydrolipoyllysine-residue succinyltransferase component of 2-oxoglutarate dehydrogenase complex, mitochondrial-like yields the protein MLSQSRCLSRTLGRSLSAISQGNNVLGRRTVSGLSACHRLAYKNSRQFPDCNTRSSVFHIRYFKTSAVCNNEVVTVNTPAFAESVSEGDVRWEKAVGDTVAEDEVVCEIETDKTSVQVPSPAAGVIEALLVPDGEKVEGGTPLFKLRKGAGAAKAKPADAPQPAAPKEEPVAAAAPPPSAGPIPTSMPPVPPVLGQAMTSKPVSAVKPTAAPPPPPADSSLKGSRSEHRVKMNRMRLRIAQRLKEAQNTCAMLTTFNEVDMSNIQEMRSKHKDAFLKKHSIKLGFMSAFVKAAAFALQDQPVVNAVIDDTTKEIIYRDYVDISVAVSTPKGLVVPVIRGVEMMNFTDIERTINELGEKARKNELAVEDMDGGTFTISNGGVFGSLFGTPIINPPQSAILGMHGIFDRPVAVGGKVEVRPMMYVALTYDHRLIDGREAVTFLRKVKSVVEDPRVLLLDL from the exons GGTAATAATGTCTTAGGAAGGCGGACTGTTTCAG GCCTTTCTGCGTGCCATCGGCTAGCTTACAAgaacagcagacagtttcc GGATTGCAACACCAGATCCAGTGTCTTCCACATCAGGTATTTCAAGACCTCTGCAGTCTGTA acAATGAAGTGGTCACGGTAAATACCCCTGCATTTGCAGAGTCAGTCTCAGAGGGAGATGTCAGGTGGGAGAAAG ctgtgGGAGACACAGTTGCTGAGGATGAAGTGGTGTGTGAAATTGAGACTGACAAG ACATCAGTGCAAGTTCCCTCACCCGCTGCTGGTGTGATTGAAGCTCTCCTGGTCCCAGATGGTGAGAAAGTGGAAGGGGGAACTCCACTCTTCAAACTTAGGAAAGGGG cTGGCGCTGCCAAAGCCAAACCAGCAGATGCCCCCCAACCTGCCGCTCCTAAAGAAGAACCTGTTGCAGCAGCGGCTCCACCCCCGTCTGCTGGACCCATCCCCACCTCCATGCCCCCTGTCCCGCCAGTACTGGGGCAGGCCATGACATCTAAACCTG TATCGGCAGTTAAACCCACAGCagcccccccacctcccccagctGACTCATCATTGAAAGGATCCAGATCTGAGCACAGG GTGAAAATGAACCGAATGAGACTGAGGATTGCTCAGAGACTCAAAGAAGCGCAAAATACCTGCGCAATGCTGACCACTTTTAATGAGGTTGATATGAG TAATATCCAAGAAATGAGAAGCAAACACAAAGATGCTTTTCTTAAGAAACACAGTATAAAGCTTGGCTTCATGTCTGCGTTTGTGAAAGCTGCTGCATTCGCTCTGCAAGACCAACCTGTCGTCAATGCTG ttATTGACGACACTACCAAAGAAATTATATACAGGGATTACGTTGATATTAGTGTGGCTGTGTCGACGCCAAAg GGCCTTGTGGTTCCAGTAATCCGGGGCGTTGAGATGATGAACTTTACTGACATTGAGAGAACAATCAATGAGCTTGGAGAAAAG GCTCGTAAGAATGAATTGGCAGTAGAAGATATGGATGGTGGGACCTTCACAATCAGCAATGGAGGTGTTTTTGGATCTCTGTTTGGTACACCTATCATTAACCCACCACAGTCTGCTATCCTGGGCATGCATGGGATCTTTGACAGACCGGTTGCTGTTGGTGGCAAG gTTGAAGTGCGGCCCATGATGTATGTTGCTCTCACCTACGACCATCGGCTGATTGACGGTAGAGAAGCAGTGACCTTCCTGCGCAAGGTCAAGTCTGTAGTGGAGGACCCCCGAGTACTGCTCCTTGACCTGTAA